A stretch of DNA from Candidatus Micrarchaeum acidiphilum ARMAN-2:
ATAAGTCCGCTGACCTATAATACCTACTAGACTCTTGCCCTTGCATCTATGCCACGTGCAGCTTTTATAAGCGCTTTTAATTCCTTTATCCTGTCAATTGCAGGGCCCCTTATCGGAAAACGGCACACGTACGTGCTTATGCCATATATTGGCTGCTTGTATCCATAATCTGTGTGCTTAGAGCCGGAGAATTTCTCATAAGTGATTTTGCCTATAAAGCAAACCAGTCTGGGCTTGTAAATCCTGATAGAATCAAAAACCCTCGCAGCGCCAGGTCTTTCCTCGCCTTTCCTAAGCTTTGACACATCTGAAGTGGGTCTGTCAACCAGATTGATGAAATTCAGTCTGTATTCTTGTACGAATTTGCCTTCATACATTTGAACGAGCTTTTTATCATTCATAAGATATTCGGTTGGCTCTTCTATAATGTGGGCCCTGCTGAGCAGATACCAAAACATCTTGTTGTTCGAAAAAGGGACCTTTCTTTTGTATGATCCTGGGTGCGGATTGATTCCTACAAACATTATGAGGGCGTTTTTGGACAATTTGTACTTTATATTACTATATCTCATAAGAACGCCGCTTGGTTTGTGCATACCTTCATCTATTTCTCAGAAAAATGTAAATTTATTTGCTGCGATAAAAGACTGGTGTGTAGGATGGTGGAGCTCAAGTGGCTGAGCCACGCTGGATTTAAAATAAACTTCAAAAATGAAACGGTTTTCATAGACCCTTTCCTTTCAAAAAATCCAAAAGCAAAAACAAAGGTATCAGAAATTAGGAATGCAGATTACGTAATAGTATCTCATGACCATTTTGATCATACTGGAGGAAATGACCAAGGCATACCTGATGCATTTGCCATAGCTAAAAATACCGGGGCGAAACTTGTTGGCATGTTTGAGTTTTCTCAGAAAGCCAATTCCCTTGGCATAAGCAATGCAGTAGGCATGAACATCGGCAGCATGTCTAGTTTTGGAAGCATAGAAATAGGATTTACCCAGGCTGTACACTCCGGAGAACCCCACGGAATACTGTTACGCGGCGACGGAGTTACAATATACCATGCAGGGGACACTGCACTGTTCGGCGACATGCGTCTTATAAGCAAAATGTACAAGCCGGATATAGCTCTGCTACCAATAGGTGGATTTTTCACCATGGGTCCAAAAGAGGCGGCTGTTGCTGCAGACATGATAAAGGCGAAGATTACCATACCTATGCATTACAACACCTTCGATCAGATAAAGCAGGATCCAAAGAAATTTGCAAGACTGGTAAGACATTCTAGGGTTAAAATACTTGACATAGAAGAATCTTTCGAATACACCAACTGAAGGCAAGCAAACATCTTAATAATCGGACGTTCAATTTGAATGGGGTGCTAAAGTGGACAAATCGAATCTCAAGGTATGGCTTAATGGCAAGATACTTGACTACGGGGGTGCGAAGGTGCCAATACTCACACACTCGCTACAATACGGAAGCGGCATATTTGAAGGCATAAGGGCATACAAGACCGAATCGGGACCGGCAATATTCAGACTGTCCGATCATGTAAGGAGATTCATAGAGACTGCAAAAATATATTCGATAAACCTGGGATACGGAGCAAAGGAGATAGAAAACGCAATAATCGAAGTGGTTCTGCAGAACAAGCTGGACTCATGCTATATACGCCCATTCGCCTTTTATGACGACGACGACATCGGCATAAGTGTTGCAAACAAGCACGTCAGTGTTTATATTGCGGCCATACCTTTTGGAAAGTACTTCGGCAGCGCCAAAGATGCAGGAATACGCTGCAAGATATCTTCATGGAAGCGCATAAATTCAGACATACTCCCAATCCGCGCCAAGGCAAGCGGCAACTACATAAACTCAATAATTGCCGGCAACGAAGCCAGAGCATCAGGATACGACGAGGCAATACTACTATCACATAACGGGTACGTTGCTGAGGGCCCCGGCGAGAACATCTTTATAGTAAGAAATGGAAGGTTGCTGACTCCTGGAGCAGACTCTGACATACTGTTCGGAGTGACACGCGACACCATAATAAAAGTTGCGCCCAAGCTCGGCATTCCGGTAATGGAAGGCAATATACACAAGGAAGAGCTGTACATTGCGGAAGAAGCATTTTTCTCAGGCACGGCTGCAGAAATAACCCCCATAATAAACATAGATGGCATTAAAATTGGGTCGGGTTCTTCAGGTCAGATAACAAAGAAGATATCCGAATACTACGAATCTATAGTGTCCGGAAAGGCGCCAGAGTCCAAGGACTGGCTTACAAAAGTCCAGTGATAAAAGAAGCGCAAGTTAGTCAAAGAAGCTTGAGGCTCTTTGTAAACTGATCTATGTCCTTTGAATACCACGGCCCTATTCCAAGCGCAGTTTTGCTCCCGGGCGGTATCTCGGTAAGTCCAGCGTCTGAAACAAGGGCGCACGGGACCTTCTTGAATTCAAATGCTTTGTAAAGCTTTATAAGAGAGTCTTCGTCGCTTACCTTGAGCACTATTTTCTTCTCGCCGTTCTGCAGCCATCTTTTTGCAACTTCTTTGTCGAATTTCTCTGAATCAAAATAACTCATCAACGAGGCGTGCGCAACCTGTGCAGCAATTTTTCCCCTGCTCATTTCAAGATCCGTCCTGACTATTATTACCTGCTTGATTTCGTCGGCGTCCATAAAGAAGATTGGCAATCAAGGTTTTTATTATTACCTAACCCTGTTTTATGAAATGCTTTTCAGATTCTCGAGCCTTGCCCTGACACTTTTTCCAAGTTCGTCAGGCCTTACTACCTGTATCCTGTGGTTGAGCTTTGCAAGCACCCTGCCGAGGAATCCGTTATAATCCTTAAGCATCAGAAGCACGTTGATTCCGTTCCTTGCAGCGTTTATCGCAACTTCGGGATTGTCTTCTATGAGCAGGGCAGGCTTTTCGCCGTTATACATGCCGTGCTTCAGCCTGTTCTCCGAGTACGAGAAATCAGCATCTACGTTAAATTCGTTCCTGAGCTGCGCTTTAATGGCATCTGTGCTGCCCGAAACCTTGAAATCTGGATTGGCCGTTCTTATTATACTATTGTACCCCTTTTCAAATGCAGTCTTGATTGCATCTACTACATTACTGTCAAGATCTATCCGCATTTTTATTGATTTAGAAGCTGCATGCTTGGGCAGCTTGGTCATTGCCGCGAATATGGCTTCCTTGAAGGCCTTTTCGACGAACTGGGAAGGCGCGTCTAGCGGCTTTCTAAACAGCCTGTCAAACGCGGCGTTTATATCGTCTATTAGACAACCGTCTAAGTCAACTACGATAAATGGCATACTAATCTGTGAGTTAATAAAATGCAATATTTAAAGCACATGCCCAGGCATACGCCAATTGTCAATAATTCGCAACTGCCCGCATTTACCTTCTCTGCCGACGCAAAGCAAGCAAATATTAAACCATTCCGCCATAATAAAATAATGCAGCAAAGTGCTTAGAAATGGAGAACGCAAGCCTAGATTTTGCCAAATCCTTATTCAAGGACTACTATTCATCCCATCCAATAGCTGTGGACAAAGTGGCAAACAGAGAGTTTGGATTCGGAGATTTCGAAAGGAAAATAAAATACAGGCACTATGCATTCGGCTCAAATGCAGATCTCAACAAGTTTATAGTTGAGAATGTGCCTCCTTTCATATCATGCTCCTCTTCTTTCTACGAATACCCGGCTGCAAGGCCCATGGAAAAAAAGGTCTGGAAGGGCTCCGAGATGGTATTCGATCTCGATGCAACTGATTTAAAGCTGCCGTGCCAGCAGGTCCACGGTACCAGCTGGGTATGCAGCGAATGCCTTTCAGGCATAAAGGCTGAAGCAATAAAGCTTATAGAAGATTTCCTTGTCCCTGATTTTGGTTTCGAAGAAAAGCGCCTCCATATAAACTTCAGCGGCAACCGCGGCTACCACATCAGGGTCGCAGACGAAAGAGTAATAAGCCTAAACTCGGCAGAAAGAAAACAGATCAGCGATTATATTACCGGAAACGGAATAAACGCGTTATCCTTCTTTCCATCCATATCCGAGCGTGGCGCACAGCTGCGCGGCCCCAGGCCAACAGACGGCGGTTGGGGAGGCAGGATCGCGCGTGGAACTATAAACGCTCTTAATAAAGGCGCAGGAGAGCTTGCCCTGCTCGGGATTGAGAAAAAGGAGGCAAGGCTTCTAGAAAAGCACAGGGCCGACATAATACTGGGAATAAGCGTAGGCAACTGGGACAAGGTAAAAATAAGCAAGAAATCGCAGCTTTGGGCAAACCTCATAAAAGGCATGACCGTAAGGCAGGGCGATTCGATAGACAAGAATGTCACAGATGACACTCATCACCTGCTTAGGGTTCCTGATACTCTTCACGGAGACACCGGCCTCGTGTCAAAAACCATAAATTCGCTCAAGGGCCTTTCAGAATTTGAGCCGATGCGCGATGCGATAGCAATGAGGGCAGAAAACATAAAAGTGCATGTGGCGTCTTCGTACAAATTTACCATGGGCGGCCAGGAATTCGGCCCCTACAAAAACGAGGACGTGAAACTGCCCGGCTATGCAGGCATATACCTTATACTCAAGCGCGTTGCGTACCTGGTGCAGTAGCCTCCATGCATGCAAAGCCAATAGTTCCGCTATTGCGGGTTTAAGCATAAATTTTTATTGTATTGGTATACTATTTATAACGATATAATGCCAGAAAGGCTATTGGTGCTCGCGGTAGACATAGACAACGACCTTTTCAGGAAGACAAAGATAACGGGCCCTGTGATAGGCAAGAACGAGAACATAAAGGCCGCTACAAAGCTAGCCTTAGCAGACCCGCAGGAGACCGACGCGAATACGATGTTCGAAGCAGTAAGGAAGTACGACGAGCTCAAAAAGGCAGGCTACAGCGTTTCCATTGCCACGGTAACCGGTGCCGAGCACGAAGGCTACGTTGCAGACGCAGAGCTTTCCAGGCAGATAGACCTTGTGCTTGACAGGTTCAAAGTCGACGCATGCGTTCTTGTTACGGACGGCGCTAGCGATAACCGAGTGCTACCGATATTGAAGACTAGGGTAAAGGTCAACAGCGTGGACATGGTAAGGATGAAGCAGGCGGAGGAATTCGAAAACACCTACTTTACGCTCATAGAAAAGCTCAAGGAGCCCCACTATGCCAGAATAGTGTTCGGCATACCTGCCGTGCTGCTGCTGCTTTTCGCAATAAGCTACTACTTCAATTTCGGTTGGCAGCTGCCAGTGGCATTAATCGGCCTGTACTTGATATTCAAGGGCTTCGGGGTCGAGGACATATTCGTAGAATACGCCAGGGGATTCGGGATAAGCACAAACAGGGTCAGCTTCATATTTTACACCGGATTCATACTATTCTTCATATTGAGCATAATAATAGGTGCCGGCGCCTATGCCTCTTTTGCGCCATCCGGTCCGCTTACCGCAATTTCTTACGGGCTCGAAAGCTTTCTGCTTCTGTTCCCGGTCAGCCTAGTGCTTTACCTGGTGGGCAGGATAATAGACCTTGAGAACAAACGCCTCCGCTACCGGGCCATAAACCAGGGCACCTACACCGGTTATGCAATAATATCAATAATGCTGCTGTACTTGGTAGCTGCATGGATTATAGGGCAGATATACTTCTGGCAGCTGCTGGCATTCAGCATAGTCGCCATAATTCTGGGTTACCTGGTATCAATACTTAGCATGTCCCTGAAGAAGCGCGCGATAGACAAGATACCGCTCAAGGACAAAAACGTGGTGAACGAAATCGGGGCATACATAGGCAAGATAATAAACGTGGACAAGAAGCGCGGCATGCTCGTAATAAAAACTGACTACGGAAACACAATAAGATTTGACATAGACCGCATAACCAACGTGTCTGACAGAGTGATGGTAAGGTAGTAGTGCGTGCGCCTCGGTTTCAAAAATAGAAAGGTTTAAATTTATGAGCTATAAAAACACTTATATTAAAAACTATGACAATAAGAACATAGTGCTGCATGAGCTCATAGGGCTCAGGGCAAAGGTGCTCAAGAGTTCAGACGAGTACAAAAAAGGCATGACTGGCCTTGTGATAAACGAGACCAAGAATACGCTGGTGCTTAGGACAAGCAGCGGCGTAAAGACGATACCCAAGCTGCAGTCTGTGTTCAAATTCAACGTATCCGGAAAGGCCTTTGTAGTAAGGGGCAAAGAGATAAATTTTAGGCCCTACGAAAGAACCGAAAAGGCCTTGAAATACTACATTTCAAGGGTCAGATAAAAAAATTTAAATAGGTTCTCGATGCAAAGGTAAAAATCTAAACTGCGAATTTAGCGTTTAAACAGAGTGATTTATTGGAATGCAAAGATCCGAAGTGCCCCGTACACGGGAACCTTAAGACTAGAGGAAGCGAACTTGTCGGCGTAGTGGTCAGCGACAAGGCAGCGAAAACCGTAGTCATAGAAAGGCCTTACACTACATATCTAAAGAAATACGAAAGGTCGCTAAGGAACACATCCAGAATATCGGCATATAACCCGCAATGCATTGCTGCAAAGACTGGAGACACTGTGGTAATAAGCGGCTGCCGACGCCTGAGCAAGACCAAGGCATTTGTGGTAACTAAAGTCGTCAAGAAGGAGGAGTGAAATGAAGGGCATATCTTCGCATATATCAAAAACCCTAATACCGGGCACCATCCTCACATGCGCTGACAACAGCGGCGCCAAGACCCTCATGATAATAAACAAGATAGGAAAATCTGGAGCCCACGGACGTCTTGCATCCGTAGGAATAGGAGACATAGTCATGGCAAGCGTAAAGAGCGGCTCGCCGCAGTACATAAAAAAGAAAGTCAGGGCCGTCATAATAAGGCAAAGATCCCCGGTGCTCAGGGCAGCCGGCATGAGGCTCAGGTTCGAGGACAACGCCGCCATATTGATAACTGATGTAAACCTGCCTGTAGCGACTGAGGTGAAGGGCGCGATGGCAAGGGAAGTGATAGAAAAATACATAAAGCTGGCCGGCATAGCCTCCAGGGTGATATAATGATATACAGCAGCAAGCCAAGAAAGCAGAGGTTGTACCGAAACACCGCCCCACTGCATGCCAGGCAGCACTTTGTCCATGCGCACATAGACAAGTCGCTAAAAAGCAAGCTGAAGATAAGCAAGCGCGCAATCCAGATATCAAAGGGCGACACCATAAAAGTAGTAAAAGGTTCCAAGCGTGGGACAACCGGAAAGGTGACAAAAGTAGATCTCAGGCGCGGCTTCGTGTTCATAGATTCGCTCGTCAGGAAAAATGCAAAGGGCAAGGAAACAAGCATACCGATAAACGCGAGCAACGTCTACATAACTGATCTTAACATGTCGGATAAGCTCCGCGCTGGCAAAATAGGCGCAAAATCAAATAGTTGATGCTCATGGCAGGAAAAGGAAACAAAAGGCATATGAAAACCCTCAACGCGCCAAAATACCTTGACGTGCACAGCAAGGAAAGCGCATACGTTGTAAGGCCCAACCCCGGCAGGCACGAGCTAAAAAGATCCGTGGCACTTCTGCTGGCACTAAGGAAGCTGGGCGTAGTCGAGGAATCGTTCCTTGCGACGAAGGTGCTAAATTCAGGCAAGGTAAAGGTAAACGGCAATGCGGTCAAGAATCCAAGATACCCTGTTGGCCTGAACGATGTTATAGAAATAACAGACGAGGGCAAGGCGTACAGGGTCGGAATAAGCAAGAAGGGCAAGGTGTCATTTGAAGAAGCAAAGCCAGGAGAGGAAATGCTTTATAAGGTAATAGGAAAGTACAAGGGCAAAAAGGGCCAGCTGATGCTGCGCGTGCACGACGGAAGCAACATAAAAGCCGACAAGGGCAATGAAATAAGCACCGGCGACAGCGTAGTGCTCGACAAAGACGGCAAAATAGCCAAGGCCATACGCCTTGCGGTTGACGCAGACTGCAGGATAATCGACGGCGTCCACGTCGGCGAGCAAGGTAAGATAATAGAGATAAAGAAGGCCGACCAGCACAAGGAGCAGTCGGCCACCATAGAAAGCAAGAGCGGAGAAAAGTTCGAGACCGTGGTCAGGAATCTAATAGTTACGGGATAAACATGGCTGCTAAGAAGGACAAGCAAAAAAACCACATGCGCGACATACGCGTGGACAAGCTGGTGCTAAACATAGGCACAGGCAGCGAGTCTCAGCCTCAGGAAAATGCAAAGAGGCTGCTTACCCTGATAACCGGGAGGAAGCCTGCAGACAGCATAGCAAAGCGCAGGAATCCGACGTTCAAGATATCCAAGGGCAACAAGATAGGCGCGTTCGTGACCATAAGAGGTTCGGCGGCAGACGAGCTGTTCAAAAAACTAGCCGGTGCGGTGGACAACAAGGTTAAGGAATCAAGCCTTACTAATAACACTCTCAATTTCGGGATAAAGGAGTACATAGACATAAGCGGCATAAAGTACGACCCTAAAATAGGCATGCTCGGCATGAACGTCAATGTGGCATTCAGAAGGCGCGGCGGGGCAAGGGTCGCCATCAAGAAACGAGCCAACGGCAGGATAAAGGCCAGCCACAAGATAATAGGGCCGAAAGAGCTGGAGGAGATGCTAAAGGAAAAATATAACATTCAAGTAGGTGCAGTGCAATGAAGGTACGCCAGGAAGAAAAATTCAAGGGAAGAGGCATACGCGTGTGCAGGATATGCGGCTCGAGCAGGGCCCTGATACGCTCGCACAGCCTGTACATATGCAGAAGATGCCTCAGAGAAGTCGCCCCAAGCCTGAATTTCAAGAAGTATGGATGATATTGATGGACAGATTCGCAGATGTTATAAACACCATAAAAACCAACGAAAGGATTGGCAGAAGGGAGTGCACGGTATATTCAACCGGGCTTGTAAAGGCAACATTGGACCTCATGAAGAAGGAAAAGTACATAGAAGATTATTCTGAATTCAGCGAAAGGTACGTGAAAAGGCTGAGAGTCGTGCTGTCCAACCGTATAAACGGGATCGGTGTAGTAAAACCCAGATTCTCAATATCCAAGAATGACATACAGAAATATGAGGAGCGCTACATACCCAGCAAGGACTTTGGCATACTAATAATCTCAACCCCTAAGGGCCTCATGACAAACAAGGAGGCAAGGGCCGCAAACCTCGGAGGTAGACTGATAGCATACGTGTATTAGGCTGAGCAAATGGCTGAAATAGAAATACCAAAAGATGTAAACGTCTCAGTGGAAGGCAATACGGTCACTGTCAAGGGAAAGCTCGGCAGCAATACAAGGCCGTTCAATGACGCCTTGCTTAGCGTCGCCATCAATCAGGGAAGGCTAAAGATCGAGAGTGTAAAATCAAACAAAAAGCTCGCCAAGAAGGCGCAGAATGCCATAACCTCGTTTTCAAAAGAGGTTCAGACCGACATGAAAGGGACCAACGAATACTTCGAAGTCAGGATGGAGGCAATCTCAGCGCACTTTCCTATGTCCCTAGAGACCAAGGGCGACACGCTACTGATCAAAAACATATTCGGCGAGAGGGCTCCAAGGCCTGCCAAGATAGCTGGCTCTACAAAAGTGGAGATAAAGGACAAGGCTCTGAGGATATACGGAACCAAGCTCGAGGACGTGATGCAGACATCCGCAAACATACGAAAGGCATGCAAGGCCAGAAACAAGGACGAGAGGATATTCCAAGACGGGATATACTACTCACTAAACTGATGATATTATGTCAAAAGCACGCGTAAAGATAAAAAAGAGGCATCATCCGAAGTTCAACGTGCCAAACTACGGCACAAAAAAAAGGAGCAGGGTCAAGGACAGCTGGCGCAAGCAGCGCGGCATAGACAACAAGAAAAGGATAAAAAAGGACTTTATGGGGGCTGAGCCGAACATAGGCTATGGAAACCCGAAGAAGCTGCGCGGCGTAAGGAGCAACGGAAAGAAACTGCTTCACATAAGCAACACTTCGCAGCTTTCTGCCATGAGTGCAGAAGCGTCCAAGGAATTTGACGTCGTAATCGCCAGGTCCGTCGGAAGGAGGAAAAGGGAGGAAATGGCCTCAATAGCAAAGAGCAAGGGAATAAGAATAATAAATGGTGTATAAATGGGAGTAAAGCTTGTAAGAAGAGTCGCTGCCGATCTGCTCGGAAGGGGAGAGAGCAGCATTAGGCTTAAGGGGGCTTCCATTGAGGACATCAACAAGGCAATAACGCGCGACGACGTAAGGGAGCTGATAAAGAGCGGAAAGGTCTATGCGTTAAACGAGAAGCACAACCTGAGCGCTTACGGCAAGGAAACAAGGAAGAAAAGGCTAGAAGGAAGAAAGCGCGGACCCGGAAGGAAGAAAGGGACCAAAAAGACGCGGGCAGGCGTCGAGTACAAGAAGAAGATAAGGGCCCAGCGCAGGATAATAAAGGACCTGAAGGAAAAGGGCGTGATAGACAACTCCATGTTCAAGCAGTTCTATAGGCTGGTAAAGGGCGGCACGTTCCAGACAAAGGTTTCCTTAATAAACCACATAAAGGGCACAGGCGTAAGCATAAGCGAAGACGAATTCAAAAGGTTAAAACACATATGATGATCTGAATGCATAAGACTATAAGAAGAAGGAGGGCATCTGCACTGACGAACTACGCCAAGCGCCTGGCCCTTGTAAAGAGCAGGCTGGACAGGCTGGTTATAAGGAAGACCAACCGCGGCATAATAGCGCAGGTTGTAAGGTATTCGGAAGACGGTGACAAGGTGCTGGCTCAT
This window harbors:
- a CDS encoding beta-lactamase domain protein, which translates into the protein MVELKWLSHAGFKINFKNETVFIDPFLSKNPKAKTKVSEIRNADYVIVSHDHFDHTGGNDQGIPDAFAIAKNTGAKLVGMFEFSQKANSLGISNAVGMNIGSMSSFGSIEIGFTQAVHSGEPHGILLRGDGVTIYHAGDTALFGDMRLISKMYKPDIALLPIGGFFTMGPKEAAVAADMIKAKITIPMHYNTFDQIKQDPKKFARLVRHSRVKILDIEESFEYTN
- a CDS encoding branched-chain amino acid aminotransferase, translating into MDKSNLKVWLNGKILDYGGAKVPILTHSLQYGSGIFEGIRAYKTESGPAIFRLSDHVRRFIETAKIYSINLGYGAKEIENAIIEVVLQNKLDSCYIRPFAFYDDDDIGISVANKHVSVYIAAIPFGKYFGSAKDAGIRCKISSWKRINSDILPIRAKASGNYINSIIAGNEARASGYDEAILLSHNGYVAEGPGENIFIVRNGRLLTPGADSDILFGVTRDTIIKVAPKLGIPVMEGNIHKEELYIAEEAFFSGTAAEITPIINIDGIKIGSGSSGQITKKISEYYESIVSGKAPESKDWLTKVQ
- a CDS encoding Aminoacyl-tRNA hydrolase yields the protein MDADEIKQVIIVRTDLEMSRGKIAAQVAHASLMSYFDSEKFDKEVAKRWLQNGEKKIVLKVSDEDSLIKLYKAFEFKKVPCALVSDAGLTEIPPGSKTALGIGPWYSKDIDQFTKSLKLL
- a CDS encoding DNA primase, small subunit: MENASLDFAKSLFKDYYSSHPIAVDKVANREFGFGDFERKIKYRHYAFGSNADLNKFIVENVPPFISCSSSFYEYPAARPMEKKVWKGSEMVFDLDATDLKLPCQQVHGTSWVCSECLSGIKAEAIKLIEDFLVPDFGFEEKRLHINFSGNRGYHIRVADERVISLNSAERKQISDYITGNGINALSFFPSISERGAQLRGPRPTDGGWGGRIARGTINALNKGAGELALLGIEKKEARLLEKHRADIILGISVGNWDKVKISKKSQLWANLIKGMTVRQGDSIDKNVTDDTHHLLRVPDTLHGDTGLVSKTINSLKGLSEFEPMRDAIAMRAENIKVHVASSYKFTMGGQEFGPYKNEDVKLPGYAGIYLILKRVAYLVQ
- a CDS encoding Ribonuclease P, Rpp29 produces the protein MSYKNTYIKNYDNKNIVLHELIGLRAKVLKSSDEYKKGMTGLVINETKNTLVLRTSSGVKTIPKLQSVFKFNVSGKAFVVRGKEINFRPYERTEKALKYYISRVR
- a CDS encoding ribosomal protein S17, encoding MECKDPKCPVHGNLKTRGSELVGVVVSDKAAKTVVIERPYTTYLKKYERSLRNTSRISAYNPQCIAAKTGDTVVISGCRRLSKTKAFVVTKVVKKEE
- a CDS encoding ribosomal protein L14b/L23e, which codes for MKGISSHISKTLIPGTILTCADNSGAKTLMIINKIGKSGAHGRLASVGIGDIVMASVKSGSPQYIKKKVRAVIIRQRSPVLRAAGMRLRFEDNAAILITDVNLPVATEVKGAMAREVIEKYIKLAGIASRVI
- a CDS encoding ribosomal protein L24, whose product is MIYSSKPRKQRLYRNTAPLHARQHFVHAHIDKSLKSKLKISKRAIQISKGDTIKVVKGSKRGTTGKVTKVDLRRGFVFIDSLVRKNAKGKETSIPINASNVYITDLNMSDKLRAGKIGAKSNS
- a CDS encoding RNA-binding S4 domain protein, which encodes MKTLNAPKYLDVHSKESAYVVRPNPGRHELKRSVALLLALRKLGVVEESFLATKVLNSGKVKVNGNAVKNPRYPVGLNDVIEITDEGKAYRVGISKKGKVSFEEAKPGEEMLYKVIGKYKGKKGQLMLRVHDGSNIKADKGNEISTGDSVVLDKDGKIAKAIRLAVDADCRIIDGVHVGEQGKIIEIKKADQHKEQSATIESKSGEKFETVVRNLIVTG
- a CDS encoding ribosomal protein L5, with the protein product MAAKKDKQKNHMRDIRVDKLVLNIGTGSESQPQENAKRLLTLITGRKPADSIAKRRNPTFKISKGNKIGAFVTIRGSAADELFKKLAGAVDNKVKESSLTNNTLNFGIKEYIDISGIKYDPKIGMLGMNVNVAFRRRGGARVAIKKRANGRIKASHKIIGPKELEEMLKEKYNIQVGAVQ
- a CDS encoding ribosomal protein S8; this translates as MRLEQGPDTLAQPVHMQKMPQRSRPKPEFQEVWMILMDRFADVINTIKTNERIGRRECTVYSTGLVKATLDLMKKEKYIEDYSEFSERYVKRLRVVLSNRINGIGVVKPRFSISKNDIQKYEERYIPSKDFGILIISTPKGLMTNKEARAANLGGRLIAYVY
- a CDS encoding ribosomal protein L6, translated to MAEIEIPKDVNVSVEGNTVTVKGKLGSNTRPFNDALLSVAINQGRLKIESVKSNKKLAKKAQNAITSFSKEVQTDMKGTNEYFEVRMEAISAHFPMSLETKGDTLLIKNIFGERAPRPAKIAGSTKVEIKDKALRIYGTKLEDVMQTSANIRKACKARNKDERIFQDGIYYSLN
- a CDS encoding Ribosomal protein L32e, with protein sequence MSKARVKIKKRHHPKFNVPNYGTKKRSRVKDSWRKQRGIDNKKRIKKDFMGAEPNIGYGNPKKLRGVRSNGKKLLHISNTSQLSAMSAEASKEFDVVIARSVGRRKREEMASIAKSKGIRIINGV
- a CDS encoding Ribosomal protein L19e; protein product: MGVKLVRRVAADLLGRGESSIRLKGASIEDINKAITRDDVRELIKSGKVYALNEKHNLSAYGKETRKKRLEGRKRGPGRKKGTKKTRAGVEYKKKIRAQRRIIKDLKEKGVIDNSMFKQFYRLVKGGTFQTKVSLINHIKGTGVSISEDEFKRLKHI